The following are encoded together in the Mesotoga sp. Brook.08.105.5.1 genome:
- a CDS encoding phosphoenolpyruvate carboxykinase (ATP), with translation MSTSSRFIRGEIGKNNPLFSMARVTIETAFYGNNVIPVSSPSEAYKLAKDSPGTIVTDLHVFKPEKVGLECDSRVLLFNDGAVTGRCATARRILGEPGVDEAEYGAKIREAIYNTRSRKMYHAQAYIGLAENFMVKAHLLVPEAHENLIYNWLLNFQPINEFYNGMYETSEGFEGEGDIFVFSDPEWQHPDHPLGLSFFDPEHNCAAVLGMRYFGEFKKGTLTLAWGCANRRGFAACHGGQKRYNLQDRKFVVGFFGLSGSGKSTLTHAKHGGKYDVTVLHDDAFVISSSDGSSVALEPSYFDKTSDYPLSSEDNKYLLSVQNVGATQDDEGRIVIVTEDIRNGNGRAIKSKLWSPNRVDRFDEPVDSIVWLMKDPSIPPVVRVVDPVLASTMGATLATKRTSAERLAPGVDPNALVIEPYANPFRTYPLSADFDRYLELFTSRSIDCYIFNTGYFRDLKVPKDLTLQILELIVERRAEFVPWGPFTELETMKIKGFIPDLTDESYKKLIRDRLVDRLNFLRSREIERGGFDKLPAEAAESIYSLVERLK, from the coding sequence ACTGGCTAAGGACTCTCCTGGTACAATTGTGACGGATCTTCATGTCTTCAAACCCGAGAAGGTCGGACTTGAGTGTGACTCGCGAGTTCTGCTTTTCAACGATGGCGCCGTAACAGGCAGGTGTGCTACTGCCCGGAGAATCTTGGGGGAGCCAGGAGTAGATGAAGCGGAATACGGGGCAAAGATTCGGGAGGCAATCTACAATACAAGAAGTAGGAAAATGTATCATGCACAGGCCTATATAGGATTAGCTGAAAACTTCATGGTCAAGGCCCATCTTCTTGTTCCAGAAGCTCACGAGAATCTTATCTATAACTGGCTACTGAACTTCCAGCCAATAAACGAATTCTATAATGGGATGTACGAGACCTCTGAAGGATTCGAAGGTGAGGGAGATATTTTCGTATTCTCCGACCCGGAATGGCAACATCCGGATCATCCGCTGGGACTATCGTTCTTTGATCCAGAACATAATTGCGCGGCAGTTCTTGGAATGAGGTACTTTGGCGAATTCAAGAAAGGTACTCTAACCCTTGCCTGGGGTTGTGCCAACAGGCGCGGATTTGCAGCTTGCCATGGCGGTCAGAAGAGATACAATCTTCAGGACAGAAAATTCGTGGTCGGGTTCTTCGGACTCTCAGGTTCGGGGAAATCGACATTAACGCATGCCAAGCATGGCGGTAAGTATGATGTAACTGTTCTTCATGACGATGCTTTTGTCATTTCCTCTTCAGACGGTTCCTCTGTGGCGCTAGAGCCTTCGTATTTCGATAAGACCTCTGATTATCCCTTGAGCAGTGAAGACAATAAGTATCTTCTATCTGTTCAAAATGTCGGAGCTACTCAAGATGATGAGGGGAGAATAGTCATCGTGACCGAGGATATAAGGAATGGAAATGGTCGTGCAATCAAGTCGAAGCTATGGTCACCCAACAGAGTAGACAGATTTGACGAGCCGGTAGATTCGATAGTATGGCTAATGAAGGATCCTTCGATTCCCCCTGTGGTTAGAGTTGTTGATCCCGTTCTTGCATCAACCATGGGAGCTACCCTTGCGACGAAGAGAACCTCTGCTGAACGCCTTGCGCCAGGCGTGGATCCCAATGCATTGGTAATCGAACCATACGCTAATCCCTTCAGAACCTACCCCCTTTCTGCTGATTTTGACCGTTATCTCGAGCTGTTCACAAGTAGAAGCATCGATTGTTACATTTTCAACACAGGATACTTCCGTGATCTGAAAGTTCCAAAAGACCTTACTCTTCAGATTCTTGAGTTGATAGTGGAGAGGCGGGCCGAGTTTGTTCCCTGGGGTCCGTTCACTGAACTGGAGACGATGAAGATTAAAGGATTCATCCCCGATCTTACTGACGAGAGTTATAAGAAGCTGATAAGAGATAGATTGGTTGACAGACTGAACTTTCTTCGATCCAGAGAAATTGAAAGAGGAGGTTTTGACAAGCTGCCTGCTGAGGCAGCAGAATCGATTTATTCACTTGTTGAGAGATTAAAATAG
- a CDS encoding ATP-utilizing protein: MLITGARMWYAINAIRLLAKNGHDVFAADSSKFSGGLYSRYLKGKFVYPSVSDDSEGFINEILEKTDKMKIDVICPTFEEGFVISKYLHLFEGRVKVLVPSYDHIKLLHDKFTMTDYARSLGICVPRTALLGEFEPNGSSFPLIVKPRNQRSAEGIVRVSSSKEFEKISKALDGKRFLVQEWKPPQQICTTGFAYNGKMIGNVIYKNVREYPESGGIGTCRISIECDSVLRDVEKIVGNLNYSGFISTDFLYDKERDEYYLVDVNPRMSPGLLVAYCSGVDMVKAYMDLVTENRAEQIMSPEVGNGTYTTALEIGWFFSVLFKGKFGKMKAFFKNRKRLRDDSWDIRDPAPFFVMLMSMLYTAILGPLKGGQTKSFSLGATCDIESLCEEADSNEVRKAV, from the coding sequence GTGTTAATTACTGGCGCGAGAATGTGGTATGCGATCAATGCTATCAGACTTCTGGCTAAAAATGGGCATGATGTTTTTGCTGCGGATAGCAGTAAGTTCAGTGGGGGCCTTTATTCGAGGTACTTAAAGGGGAAGTTCGTCTATCCATCGGTCAGCGATGATAGCGAAGGATTTATCAACGAGATTCTGGAAAAGACAGATAAAATGAAGATAGATGTGATATGCCCGACGTTTGAGGAGGGCTTTGTTATAAGCAAGTACCTGCATCTTTTTGAGGGTCGGGTCAAAGTTCTGGTGCCTTCATACGATCACATCAAGCTTCTTCATGACAAATTCACTATGACAGATTACGCGAGGTCACTTGGAATATGTGTTCCTAGAACAGCATTGCTTGGGGAATTTGAGCCTAACGGCAGTTCGTTCCCGCTTATAGTGAAACCGCGTAATCAAAGGTCCGCCGAAGGAATAGTGAGAGTAAGTTCTTCCAAAGAGTTCGAGAAGATATCGAAAGCGCTAGATGGAAAGAGATTTCTTGTTCAGGAGTGGAAGCCGCCTCAACAAATATGTACTACTGGGTTCGCCTACAATGGTAAAATGATAGGAAATGTTATCTACAAGAATGTAAGAGAGTATCCGGAATCCGGAGGGATAGGAACTTGCAGGATCTCCATTGAATGTGATTCGGTCTTGAGAGACGTTGAGAAAATCGTCGGCAACCTCAATTACTCGGGATTCATATCAACGGATTTTCTCTATGATAAGGAAAGAGACGAGTATTATCTGGTTGATGTTAATCCGAGGATGAGTCCCGGACTCTTGGTGGCATATTGTTCGGGAGTAGATATGGTAAAGGCATATATGGACTTGGTGACCGAGAACAGAGCCGAGCAGATTATGTCGCCAGAAGTGGGTAATGGCACTTATACAACTGCATTGGAAATAGGCTGGTTCTTCAGCGTGCTGTTCAAAGGAAAGTTTGGTAAAATGAAAGCCTTCTTCAAGAACAGAAAGAGACTGAGAGACGACTCATGGGACATCCGTGATCCGGCACCGTTCTTTGTGATGCTAATGTCAATGCTTTACACAGCGATTCTTGGGCCTCTTAAGGGTGGCCAGACTAAGAGTTTTTCTCTGGGAGCAACCTGTGATATAGAGAGCCTCTGTGAAGAGGCGGACTCGAATGAAGTGAGGAAAGCCGTTTGA
- the abc-f gene encoding ribosomal protection-like ABC-F family protein — translation MLLTLSKVGHDYGQDFLFDEVSTSIDKRDKIILLGKNGSGKSTLMRIIAGELSPTEGEVFHSSNVKIGYQIQSRIPDEKMTLMEYYLQDKSNVPLDTEEFYSYDRRVRSILVGLEFYEEDWERHLETFSGGELTRISLGKLFLVDHDILLLDEPTNHLDLESTEWLVDFLKSYKGALLVVTHDRYLIRNVGNRFWELNGGSLWDFAGTYDKYQSDREIMVKSGLRTRENLSREIDRLDAVAKRYRLWGQEKFIKQAVNKERQRDRLKDQLETIDLPDEEIRPTKFRLPQPDRTGYSVLKIEGLSFGFGSKKLFNGASAEVHRRDKIGLLGPNGSGKTTLLRIITENLEEHVGQITWGHNVRWGYLSQLTEDLNPSNDVISEIWQLMRGQPDYEVRKYIGRFGFPGDDVFKPVPSLSGGERTKLALAKLILSKPNVLVMDEPTNNLDIWSIESLEEVLKEYEGCIILVSHDREFVQNVCDHFLMIDGKKLKAVSSVEEYLRRNQRNIDSTGNEYARLTFQERRRLSNKKKSVLERLQQLEVEENELSRKLETAQLKMGLFSTDYEKLQDLYTGIERIESRLLEILQEREMLDDELDRLSETLDETS, via the coding sequence ATGCTGTTAACTCTTAGCAAAGTGGGACATGATTATGGTCAGGACTTCCTGTTTGATGAAGTCTCAACCTCAATAGACAAGAGAGACAAGATTATCCTTCTCGGTAAGAACGGAAGCGGAAAATCCACCCTAATGAGAATCATAGCAGGAGAGCTTTCTCCAACTGAAGGAGAGGTTTTCCATTCGTCAAACGTAAAGATTGGTTATCAGATTCAGAGCAGAATTCCCGATGAGAAAATGACGCTTATGGAGTACTACCTGCAAGACAAATCAAATGTTCCTCTGGATACGGAAGAGTTTTATTCTTATGATAGAAGAGTGAGAAGCATTTTGGTAGGTTTGGAATTCTACGAAGAAGATTGGGAAAGACATTTGGAAACCTTCAGCGGAGGAGAACTCACAAGAATATCACTTGGAAAGCTCTTTCTTGTCGACCACGATATTCTCTTGCTAGACGAGCCAACTAATCATCTGGATCTTGAATCAACGGAGTGGTTGGTTGATTTCCTGAAGAGCTATAAAGGTGCGCTCCTGGTTGTCACTCACGATAGGTATCTGATAAGGAATGTTGGAAACAGATTCTGGGAGCTGAATGGAGGATCTCTCTGGGATTTCGCCGGAACATATGACAAATATCAGTCTGACAGAGAGATCATGGTTAAGAGTGGATTGAGGACACGAGAGAACCTTTCAAGAGAAATTGATAGGCTGGATGCAGTTGCAAAAAGATACAGACTTTGGGGTCAAGAGAAGTTCATAAAACAAGCAGTTAATAAGGAGAGGCAAAGAGATAGACTCAAGGATCAGCTTGAAACTATAGATCTTCCAGACGAGGAAATCAGGCCAACTAAGTTCAGACTCCCTCAGCCAGACAGAACCGGCTACTCAGTTTTGAAGATCGAAGGACTGTCGTTCGGATTTGGAAGCAAGAAACTTTTCAACGGCGCCTCTGCAGAAGTGCACAGGAGGGACAAGATTGGACTTTTGGGCCCCAATGGAAGTGGGAAGACAACCTTGCTGAGGATAATAACTGAGAATCTTGAGGAGCACGTTGGGCAAATAACTTGGGGTCATAATGTTCGCTGGGGCTACCTGTCGCAGCTTACTGAAGATCTGAACCCATCTAATGATGTGATAAGCGAGATTTGGCAATTGATGCGGGGGCAGCCGGATTACGAAGTGCGGAAGTACATTGGAAGATTCGGTTTCCCGGGCGATGATGTGTTCAAACCAGTTCCATCTTTGAGTGGAGGAGAGAGAACAAAGCTAGCACTGGCAAAACTTATTCTATCGAAACCAAACGTTCTAGTGATGGACGAGCCTACAAACAACCTAGATATCTGGTCTATTGAGAGCCTTGAAGAGGTTCTGAAAGAGTATGAGGGTTGCATAATCCTAGTGTCACATGACAGAGAATTCGTACAGAACGTATGTGATCACTTCCTGATGATAGATGGGAAGAAGTTAAAGGCGGTATCTTCTGTTGAAGAATACCTTAGAAGGAACCAGAGAAACATCGATTCTACGGGCAACGAATATGCGAGGCTAACCTTTCAGGAGCGGCGCAGACTATCCAACAAGAAAAAGTCAGTCCTTGAAAGACTTCAGCAGTTGGAAGTTGAAGAGAACGAACTATCAAGGAAGTTGGAAACGGCACAGCTAAAGATGGGCCTTTTCTCAACAGATTACGAAAAACTTCAAGACCTTTATACTGGCATAGAGAGAATTGAATCAAGACTTCTAGAAATACTCCAGGAAAGAGAAATGCTGGATGATGAACTTGACAGGCTCTCTGAAACTCTTGATGAGACCTCATAA
- a CDS encoding SDR family oxidoreductase: MIDVTDRGANSSSSLSETAHKKHPVGRVGRPKDIGKACLFLASDESSFITGANLIIDGGMTRKMVYVEKRW; encoded by the coding sequence ATGATTGACGTTACAGACAGGGGAGCCAATAGTAGTTCCAGTCTGAGTGAGACCGCTCATAAAAAACATCCTGTGGGTAGAGTAGGCAGACCAAAGGACATAGGGAAAGCGTGCCTTTTCCTGGCAAGTGATGAGTCCTCTTTCATTACGGGTGCCAATCTGATTATTGATGGCGGCATGACTCGGAAGATGGTTTATGTCGAAAAGAGGTGGTGA
- a CDS encoding DUF4910 domain-containing protein: MNRRLEGARVKSLIEMLSGYHRVRGSRDYTKSMHAVIDYLLRGGLPEERFKIFSYPADGVTRTGNTLSTLAWEPIYGELWLEDPERVFITSTAVTKVSLVSGSGSTEGWETLPLVIYDGKGDYSKKAVLANDDPAKVFQNAVVEGGARCLILCHMRKAFEEIGRSLDSLPEMTNFLTIPHDRESANRNTVAFSVSKEKFDLLSERVKRSSSLVRFRAETRLTEGELEILQIDATGFNEGPEVLLTAHLCHPSPGADDNASGAALAAEIAKVLNDSGFPYSVKVALVPEYLGSVPYALQLKNESRLPVCTINFDMVGADQDKTGSTFILSKVPPYLPQRWGRTLAYNIERNMPSSSGYPLKRFGEIPFMAGSDHCVFTTLGIPSPFMGHLPDRYYHSDFDTPRMMDEMELEWVGLSALETLDQLVQPDPNVLLSVRGRMIGELYQILNRIAGREGSDDIYDLLISNFEGDLLRKIFSNSGNLPSLSPLEPTFESSLGLEWIKTFPQELKEELAIDFASIADFVVGGAALIGGRESVELLASIHYDVEIEKVRVITGWMIDKGLLRS; this comes from the coding sequence TTGAACCGAAGACTCGAAGGAGCTAGAGTTAAGTCACTTATTGAGATGCTTTCTGGATATCATAGAGTAAGAGGAAGCAGGGATTACACCAAATCAATGCATGCCGTTATTGATTACCTTCTTCGTGGGGGACTTCCGGAGGAAAGATTCAAGATATTCAGTTACCCGGCAGACGGAGTTACGAGAACGGGAAATACTCTGTCTACTCTTGCATGGGAACCGATATATGGAGAACTGTGGCTGGAAGATCCCGAAAGGGTTTTCATAACTTCGACAGCAGTCACGAAGGTTTCCCTTGTCTCGGGGAGTGGGAGCACAGAAGGCTGGGAAACACTTCCTCTGGTTATCTATGATGGTAAAGGAGACTATTCGAAAAAGGCGGTTTTGGCAAATGATGATCCGGCAAAGGTCTTTCAAAACGCAGTAGTTGAGGGTGGAGCGAGGTGTCTTATCTTATGCCACATGAGGAAGGCTTTTGAGGAAATAGGCCGTAGCCTGGATAGTTTACCTGAAATGACCAACTTTCTGACTATTCCACACGATAGAGAATCCGCAAACAGGAATACAGTTGCGTTTTCTGTGTCGAAGGAGAAATTCGATCTTCTGTCTGAACGCGTAAAAAGGAGCTCTTCACTTGTAAGATTCAGGGCCGAAACGAGACTTACAGAGGGCGAATTAGAGATTCTGCAGATAGACGCTACAGGCTTTAACGAAGGTCCTGAGGTTCTTCTGACTGCTCATCTATGTCACCCCTCTCCTGGGGCCGATGACAATGCGAGCGGTGCGGCTCTCGCTGCAGAGATTGCAAAGGTTCTTAATGACAGCGGATTCCCGTATTCCGTAAAGGTTGCTCTGGTTCCCGAGTATCTAGGTAGTGTTCCGTATGCTCTTCAACTCAAGAATGAGAGCCGTCTCCCTGTTTGCACTATAAACTTCGATATGGTTGGTGCCGATCAGGATAAGACAGGTTCAACCTTCATTCTTTCGAAAGTGCCACCATATCTTCCTCAGAGATGGGGAAGGACTCTTGCTTACAACATAGAAAGGAATATGCCGTCTAGTTCCGGTTATCCATTGAAGAGATTTGGCGAAATCCCATTTATGGCCGGATCTGATCACTGCGTATTCACGACTCTAGGAATTCCTTCTCCGTTTATGGGCCATCTGCCAGATAGATACTACCACTCTGATTTCGACACACCTCGCATGATGGACGAAATGGAGCTGGAATGGGTGGGGTTATCAGCTTTAGAAACTCTCGATCAGCTTGTCCAGCCTGATCCTAATGTGCTTCTAAGTGTTAGGGGCAGAATGATTGGCGAGCTATATCAGATTCTAAACAGAATAGCTGGAAGGGAGGGAAGTGACGATATCTATGATCTTCTCATCTCTAATTTCGAGGGAGATTTACTCAGAAAGATCTTCAGCAATTCAGGCAATCTCCCCTCGTTAAGCCCTCTAGAACCAACATTTGAGAGTTCTCTGGGCCTAGAATGGATTAAGACATTTCCTCAAGAGCTAAAGGAGGAGCTGGCTATAGATTTCGCCAGCATCGCGGATTTTGTGGTAGGGGGAGCTGCCTTGATCGGAGGTAGGGAATCCGTAGAGCTTCTTGCCAGCATTCACTATGATGTGGAAATTGAAAAAGTCAGAGTAATTACCGGCTGGATGATAGATAAGGGGTTGCTTAGATCATGA
- the xpt gene encoding xanthine phosphoribosyltransferase, which translates to MNKSNLSRKEIVSSLEEAVRSRGSVMGNGILRVDSFLNHQIDPLLMKSAGELIADFFRDYEVTKVLTAESSGIAPSLMAACDLGAQLVFARKRRPITMQHYLSESAPSHTKGGVVELNVSLDYLGKEDRVIIVDDFLASGKTIEALATLTLRTGASLVGFAAVIEKTFEEGRSLLEKFSVPVLGIVRISSLNPLSFAVNQP; encoded by the coding sequence ATGAACAAATCCAATCTTTCCAGAAAAGAGATAGTCTCCTCCCTAGAAGAAGCAGTAAGAAGTAGAGGATCTGTTATGGGAAACGGTATACTGAGAGTGGACTCCTTTCTGAACCATCAGATTGACCCTTTACTTATGAAAAGTGCTGGAGAACTGATAGCTGACTTTTTCAGAGATTACGAAGTCACAAAAGTATTGACTGCCGAGAGTTCCGGAATAGCTCCCTCTCTAATGGCTGCTTGTGATTTGGGAGCTCAGCTTGTTTTCGCACGGAAGAGGAGGCCCATTACTATGCAACATTATCTTAGCGAATCGGCTCCTTCTCATACAAAAGGGGGAGTAGTGGAACTAAATGTTTCCCTTGATTATCTTGGCAAAGAAGACAGAGTAATAATCGTTGACGACTTCTTGGCAAGCGGCAAGACTATTGAGGCTCTTGCAACGCTTACTCTAAGAACTGGTGCATCCTTAGTAGGCTTCGCGGCAGTAATAGAGAAAACTTTTGAAGAGGGGCGCTCTCTACTCGAGAAATTCAGCGTTCCTGTACTTGGAATTGTGAGAATTTCCTCTCTCAATCCACTTTCTTTTGCTGTGAATCAACCCTAG
- a CDS encoding desulfoferrodoxin FeS4 iron-binding domain-containing protein — protein sequence MKVKNVGEVYRCEICGNVVEVKEAGGGELVCCGEPMKLVQK from the coding sequence ATGAAAGTAAAAAACGTTGGAGAAGTTTACAGATGCGAGATATGCGGAAACGTGGTTGAAGTGAAAGAAGCCGGCGGAGGAGAACTCGTCTGTTGCGGAGAACCGATGAAGCTTGTTCAGAAATAA
- a CDS encoding D-glycerate dehydrogenase, whose product MDKVFFTYKIPDEGMLLLKGYDIYGNTEDRFLKKEEIIREGKDASALITLLSDKIDSEVISSLPKLKVIANYAVGYNNIDIEEARKRGVRVTNTPEVLTDATADLTMALILATSRRIVEGDSFIRERKFVGWKPDLLTGPSLSGKNLGIIGLGRIGKAVAKRARVFGMNVFYFNRKPLLSQEEERLNVRHMSLEELLKSSDFLSLHAPLTKETYHLLNEKRLSLMKPGAILVNTARGEIIDESALIKALKTGRLAAAGLDVYEEEPYVPQELIELNNVVLLPHIGSATSEARKEMAIIVGRNVAAVLEGKEPPNPVV is encoded by the coding sequence ATGGACAAAGTCTTCTTCACTTACAAGATCCCCGATGAAGGTATGCTTCTTCTGAAGGGCTATGATATCTATGGAAACACTGAAGACAGATTTCTTAAGAAAGAAGAGATAATTCGTGAAGGCAAAGACGCGTCAGCACTGATAACTCTTCTCTCGGACAAGATTGATTCAGAAGTCATATCTTCACTGCCAAAGTTAAAGGTTATCGCAAACTACGCAGTCGGGTACAACAACATAGATATTGAGGAGGCAAGAAAGAGAGGAGTACGAGTCACCAATACGCCGGAAGTTCTTACCGATGCCACTGCAGATTTGACAATGGCACTCATTCTGGCAACCAGCAGAAGAATCGTAGAGGGAGACAGTTTCATTAGAGAGCGCAAATTCGTTGGATGGAAGCCAGATTTGCTAACCGGCCCTTCTCTCTCCGGGAAGAATCTGGGCATAATCGGACTTGGCAGAATTGGAAAAGCTGTAGCGAAAAGGGCTAGAGTGTTCGGAATGAACGTCTTTTATTTCAACAGAAAACCACTTCTTTCTCAAGAAGAAGAGAGATTGAATGTAAGGCATATGAGTCTTGAAGAGTTACTGAAGAGTTCTGATTTTCTGTCGCTTCATGCTCCTCTAACTAAGGAAACCTATCACTTGCTGAACGAGAAGAGGCTCTCATTGATGAAACCAGGAGCCATTCTAGTTAATACTGCCAGAGGTGAGATCATCGATGAAAGCGCACTGATAAAGGCGCTTAAGACCGGAAGACTAGCCGCAGCTGGCCTAGATGTATATGAAGAAGAACCTTATGTGCCTCAAGAGTTGATAGAACTGAACAACGTGGTTCTTCTTCCCCATATTGGATCTGCCACCAGTGAAGCAAGAAAAGAGATGGCAATTATTGTAGGACGCAACGTTGCAGCCGTTCTTGAAGGAAAGGAGCCACCTAACCCTGTGGTTTGA
- a CDS encoding ATP-dependent Clp protease ATP-binding subunit, with amino-acid sequence MINYEEYTEKAKKILMDVQDILMRYRQNQLASEHILLSMLEDGDNIAIEILNGKNISIDSLKKDVEEVIGRYGSSRESTNQIYITPEARHILENARSEARRMHDSKTGTEHILLAMVRETSAVASRLLSKYGINLDNIYTLILKGRTKSGAEEDENLSSLKKFTIDLTQLAKEGKLMPVIGREDEVRRVIQIVGRKTKNNPALVGEPGVGKTAIVEGLAQRIVSGDVPEYLNNKSVLALDMGRLVAGTKFRGEFEERMKDIIDSVRKLSGEVILFIDEIHSVVGAGSAEGSMDAANLLKPALARGELQCIGATTLDEYRKYIEKDRALERRFQPVMVDQPTPEETYRILEGLKSTYEKHHEIKIEDDALKTAVDLSVKYITDRYLPDKAIDLVDEAASFVRLQTGYMPERLRLLDRQLKDLDSQITSLAEKGEYQAAAELKTEAERKSREFREEKKKWESDESFGKAVTPTVVASVVEQWTGIPAGKMLQSEREKLRDLESIIHERFMDQEEAVNVVSQTIRRARAGLNAPHRPWGSFMFLGPTGVGKTELAKALAFILFGSEDAIVRIDMSEYMEKHTVSRLIGAPPGYVGYEEGGQLTEAVRRRPYSVVLLDEVEKAHKEVHNVLLQIMDDGRLTDGKGKTVSFSNTILIMTSNLASKELTEMSDENQMKSVVGEILRRAFRPEFINRLDSIVLFRPLDEKAMEGIVKMRIAEMEKRLAEQKISVEISKEALGYLAKEGYDREYGARPVRRLIEKSVEGPIADMIIDGSLVEGMKVIIDLRASEVVIRPEKAL; translated from the coding sequence ATGATCAACTATGAAGAGTACACCGAGAAGGCAAAAAAAATCCTCATGGATGTTCAAGACATCCTGATGAGATACAGGCAGAATCAGCTCGCATCGGAACATATACTTCTTTCCATGCTCGAAGACGGGGATAATATCGCCATCGAGATACTGAACGGGAAGAACATCAGCATAGATTCTCTGAAGAAAGATGTTGAAGAAGTCATCGGCCGTTATGGAAGTAGCCGAGAGTCAACAAACCAGATATATATCACTCCGGAGGCCAGGCACATCCTCGAGAATGCCCGAAGTGAAGCGAGAAGAATGCATGATTCGAAAACTGGAACCGAACATATACTTCTGGCGATGGTGCGGGAGACCTCTGCTGTTGCAAGCAGACTCCTGTCAAAATACGGGATCAATCTCGATAATATATACACATTGATTCTCAAGGGCCGAACAAAAAGCGGCGCAGAAGAGGATGAGAATCTTTCTTCCTTGAAGAAGTTCACAATCGATCTTACTCAGCTTGCAAAGGAAGGCAAGCTTATGCCAGTTATTGGTAGAGAAGATGAAGTCAGAAGGGTAATACAGATTGTTGGAAGGAAAACCAAGAACAATCCCGCGCTCGTCGGAGAACCGGGAGTTGGAAAAACCGCAATTGTAGAAGGTTTGGCTCAACGTATTGTGAGTGGCGATGTCCCCGAATACTTGAATAACAAGAGCGTCTTGGCTCTGGATATGGGTAGATTGGTCGCCGGAACGAAATTCAGAGGAGAATTCGAAGAGAGAATGAAGGACATCATCGATTCAGTGAGAAAACTCTCTGGTGAAGTAATCCTGTTCATAGATGAGATACATAGCGTTGTAGGAGCTGGCTCAGCCGAGGGATCTATGGATGCTGCAAATCTCTTGAAGCCAGCTCTTGCCAGAGGCGAACTACAATGCATCGGTGCAACAACTCTTGATGAATACAGAAAGTACATTGAAAAAGACAGAGCCCTCGAAAGACGTTTTCAGCCTGTTATGGTCGATCAGCCGACCCCTGAGGAAACCTATAGAATTCTTGAAGGACTGAAATCTACTTACGAGAAGCACCACGAGATAAAAATCGAAGATGATGCTTTAAAAACAGCCGTCGACCTTAGCGTGAAGTACATAACTGACCGTTATCTTCCAGACAAAGCAATAGATCTTGTTGACGAAGCGGCTTCATTTGTGAGACTTCAAACGGGTTACATGCCGGAAAGACTAAGACTTCTTGACCGTCAGCTCAAGGACCTCGACTCTCAGATAACCTCACTTGCAGAAAAGGGAGAGTATCAGGCTGCTGCAGAGTTGAAAACGGAGGCCGAGAGAAAAAGCAGAGAATTTCGCGAAGAGAAAAAGAAATGGGAGTCAGATGAGTCATTTGGAAAGGCCGTAACACCAACTGTGGTAGCTTCTGTAGTTGAACAGTGGACGGGAATTCCGGCTGGAAAGATGCTTCAGTCCGAGCGCGAAAAGCTTCGCGACCTAGAGTCAATAATCCATGAAAGGTTCATGGATCAGGAAGAAGCAGTGAACGTCGTCTCTCAAACAATCAGACGAGCCAGAGCAGGCCTCAATGCTCCTCATAGGCCATGGGGTTCTTTCATGTTCCTGGGTCCAACCGGAGTAGGAAAGACGGAACTTGCAAAGGCACTTGCCTTCATCCTATTCGGTAGCGAAGATGCAATCGTCAGGATTGACATGTCCGAATACATGGAAAAGCACACTGTTTCCAGACTTATAGGCGCTCCTCCCGGCTATGTAGGCTACGAAGAAGGTGGTCAACTAACTGAAGCGGTAAGAAGGAGACCTTATTCTGTTGTGCTTCTTGATGAGGTTGAGAAGGCTCACAAGGAAGTTCACAACGTGCTGCTACAGATAATGGATGACGGTCGGCTAACAGACGGAAAGGGAAAGACCGTCTCATTCTCGAATACGATCTTAATCATGACAAGTAACTTGGCCTCTAAGGAACTAACTGAAATGAGTGATGAGAACCAAATGAAATCAGTTGTGGGGGAGATCTTACGAAGAGCTTTCAGACCCGAATTCATTAACAGATTGGACTCAATAGTGCTATTCAGACCCCTAGACGAAAAAGCAATGGAAGGCATAGTCAAGATGAGGATAGCAGAAATGGAGAAAAGACTCGCTGAACAGAAGATTTCTGTTGAGATCAGCAAGGAAGCACTTGGGTATCTAGCAAAAGAAGGTTATGACAGAGAATACGGTGCTAGGCCAGTTCGAAGGTTGATTGAGAAATCTGTGGAGGGGCCGATTGCCGATATGATAATCGATGGATCTCTGGTTGAAGGAATGAAAGTGATAATTGATTTGAGAGCCTCTGAAGTTGTCATAAGACCGGAAAAAGCATTGTAA